From the genome of Vicia villosa cultivar HV-30 ecotype Madison, WI linkage group LG2, Vvil1.0, whole genome shotgun sequence, one region includes:
- the LOC131646042 gene encoding F-box/FBD/LRR-repeat protein At1g13570-like has product MTLFNKKANCDDHIDRISDLPSNVIDGILEHLNIRDLVRTSILSRKWRYMWISFPRLKFDKEFFDLYDAEDFEDHGPEVSRIITEILFIHNGPIYKFALSIPCGFNITVGYLIKWILFLSRNGVKQIQLESKSRNYRMPSYLFFCQELTHVRICNFNLSVPPNFGGFKSLLHLHLENITFGIGALECIVSGSSLLEELWIVGCSGYESVDLIAPTLKVFRIEYGHVIKLICLEKAKNLIDFTLILYKDGVFGSNKILPEIQRLTMGLSSKMLYADIIHPSQLISLKYLKLNGVNLDERGELLYIVSVLKNASNMVEFVLETDFDQYSKTQLPDRGEELECSNGCLSQLLSVNIKLRTNFKHAMSLIRFILANSSSLKTLTLDLHLGYNKSDLPILFSISRDLLWMDRASPRAHIDFTHRYSEYPYG; this is encoded by the exons ATGACTCTCTTCAATAAGAAGGCCAATTGTGATGATCACATTGATCGAATCAGTGACTTGCCAAGTAATGTCATTGATGGCATCCTAGAACACTTGAACATTCGAGACCTAGTTAGGACCAGTATTCTGTCTAGGAAGTGGAGGTATATGTGGATTTCATTCCCACGACTTAAGTTTGACAAAGAGTTTTTCGACTTGTATGACGCCGAGGATTTTGAGGACCATGGCCCTGAGGTTTCTAGAATTATCACGGAAATTCTTTTCATCCACAATGGGCCGATATATAAGTTTGCACTTTCCATCCCTTGTGGCTTCAACATCACAGTTGGATACCTCATTAAGTGGATTCTATTTTTGTCAAGAAACGGTGTTAAGCAAATTCAGCTTGAGAGTAAATCTCGAAACTATCGAATGCCATCTTATCTCTTCTTTTGTCAAGAGTTGACCCATGTTCGAATTTGCAATTTTAACTTGTCAGTTCCGCCTAATTTTGGTGGCTTTAAAAGTTTGCTGCACCTTCACTTAGAAAATATTACATTTGGGATTGGTGCACTTGAGTGTATTGTTTCTGGGTCCTCATTACTTGAAGAACTCTGGATTGTAGGATGTTCTGGTTATGAATCTGTTGATTTAATTGCTCCTACTCTCAAGGTCTTCCGCATAGAATATGGTCATGTCATCAAGTTAATTTGTTTGGAAAAAGCAAAGAATCTAATTGATTTTACGCTCATACTTTACAAGGATGGAGTTTTTGGTTCGAATAAAATTTTGCCAGAAATTCAAAGGCTTACCATGGGATTAAGTTCCAAG ATGTTGTATGCAGATATCATTCATCCATCACAGCTGATAAGCTTAAAGTATCTCAAATTAAATGGGGTGAATTTGGATGAAAGAGGTGAACTGTTGTATATTGTCAGTGTACTAAAAAATGCTTCTAACATGGTGGAATTTGTTTTAGAG ACTGATTTCGACCAATATTCTAAGACACAGTTGCCGGATCGTGGGGAAGAGTTAGAGTGCAGTAACGGTTGCCTAAGTCAACTTTTgtctgtgaatatcaaacttcGTACCAACTTTAAACATGCAATGAGTTTGATACGATTCATACTTGCAAATTCATCGTCGTTAAAGACTCTTACTCTAGACCTTCATCTCGGGTATAACAAATCAGATTTGCCTATATTGTTTAGCATATCACGAGACTTATTATGGATGGATAGAGCATCACCAAGAGCACACATTGACTTCACTCACCGATATTCAGAGTATCCGTATGGATGA